From a region of the Deinobacterium chartae genome:
- a CDS encoding class I SAM-dependent methyltransferase: MDYDPLASLYVRQNERYYDDIHFYARLAERVGGEVLELGAGAGRVSVALARRGVPVVGLELSAGMLRFAREYAAREGVTVEWVQADMRSFELERRFGLIIAPFNALMHLYTAADQAAALTRIAAHLEPGGTFAFDLYVPRFGPSGVLRHEGETFEDAAGRHDVFVMQRIDPVRQLATTEYLVDTVAPDGQLTRQHRTLVQRYYTRYEAEWMLRAAGLEVTSVSGSFEGDPLEERSAYMVFQARHA, translated from the coding sequence ATGGACTACGACCCGCTTGCCTCCTTGTACGTGCGTCAGAACGAGCGCTATTACGATGACATTCACTTTTATGCCCGGTTGGCCGAGCGGGTGGGCGGCGAGGTGCTCGAGCTGGGAGCCGGGGCCGGGCGGGTTTCGGTCGCACTCGCCCGGCGCGGGGTGCCGGTCGTGGGCCTCGAGTTATCTGCCGGGATGCTGCGCTTCGCACGCGAGTACGCGGCGCGCGAGGGCGTGACGGTCGAGTGGGTGCAGGCCGATATGCGCAGTTTCGAGCTGGAGCGGCGCTTTGGGCTGATCATCGCGCCGTTTAATGCGCTGATGCACCTGTACACCGCCGCCGATCAGGCCGCCGCGCTGACGCGGATCGCCGCGCACCTCGAGCCGGGCGGAACCTTCGCGTTTGATCTGTACGTGCCCCGCTTCGGGCCGAGCGGCGTGTTGCGCCACGAGGGCGAGACCTTCGAGGACGCGGCGGGGCGCCACGACGTGTTCGTGATGCAGCGCATCGACCCGGTGCGCCAGCTGGCGACCACCGAGTACCTTGTGGACACGGTCGCTCCGGACGGACAGCTCACGCGCCAGCACCGCACGCTGGTTCAGCGCTACTACACCCGCTACGAGGCCGAGTGGATGCTGCGCGCGGCCGGCCTCGAGGTGACGTCGGTCAGCGGATCGTTCGAGGGCGACCCGCTCGAGGAGCGCAGCGCGTACATGGTGTTCCAGGCGCGCCACGCCTGA
- a CDS encoding polysaccharide deacetylase family protein, whose protein sequence is MKRTFKWGLAGAGLYLLGQIGLPYLLLQLANLGVLREGQGGKPEFALTFDDGPDPETTPRVLAALREAGVKATFFVVGERARQHPDLVRQILEEGHEVGSHGYRHRHAWFRWPWSVGADLRRSLRVLEDITGERPKYFRPPHGAYTASTWLALRGSGVIPVHWNLEAHDWSAQYDAARVVERMLAKAEPGTIAVMHDAGPGGRTAAEALPGLIAELKNRGYSLVPLGKLYGPRLGDLRGALLRLWVATVEEGYRKAHHLDDLTQHSRSIFRVTKMGFTGPTVVNSEGEPIEAGTPAGELHLHSVRLVRAAEISAISAYRMMNRSLEDLARLAETPKYQDAQLFFGISLFHEVLAPLGFGTAPLDNPLHARFMVGYMNFLRRLYSGGPTDKRNLEAKLVYIDRKTLLERHGKKK, encoded by the coding sequence TTGAAACGCACGTTTAAGTGGGGTCTGGCCGGAGCCGGACTGTACCTGCTCGGTCAGATCGGCCTGCCCTACCTGCTGCTGCAGCTCGCCAACCTGGGCGTGCTGCGCGAGGGCCAGGGCGGCAAGCCCGAATTCGCCCTCACCTTCGACGACGGTCCCGACCCCGAAACCACCCCACGGGTGCTGGCGGCGCTGCGCGAGGCCGGGGTAAAGGCCACCTTCTTCGTGGTGGGCGAACGCGCCCGCCAGCACCCGGACCTGGTGCGGCAGATCCTCGAGGAGGGTCACGAGGTCGGCAGCCACGGTTACCGTCACCGCCACGCCTGGTTCCGCTGGCCCTGGAGCGTAGGTGCGGACTTGCGCCGTAGCCTGCGGGTCCTCGAGGACATCACCGGGGAGCGCCCGAAGTACTTCCGGCCGCCGCACGGTGCGTACACCGCCTCCACCTGGCTGGCCCTGCGCGGCAGCGGGGTGATCCCGGTTCACTGGAACCTCGAGGCGCACGACTGGAGCGCGCAGTACGACGCGGCGCGCGTCGTGGAACGCATGCTCGCCAAGGCCGAGCCCGGGACGATCGCGGTGATGCACGACGCCGGTCCGGGCGGGCGCACCGCCGCCGAAGCGCTGCCTGGCCTGATCGCCGAGCTCAAGAATCGGGGGTACAGCCTTGTGCCGCTGGGCAAGCTGTACGGGCCTCGCCTGGGCGACCTGCGCGGGGCGCTGCTGCGCCTGTGGGTCGCCACGGTCGAGGAGGGCTACCGCAAGGCTCACCACCTCGACGACCTCACCCAGCACTCCCGCTCGATCTTCCGGGTGACCAAGATGGGCTTTACCGGCCCTACGGTGGTGAACTCCGAGGGAGAGCCGATCGAGGCGGGCACTCCTGCCGGGGAGCTTCACCTGCACAGCGTGCGTCTGGTGCGTGCCGCCGAGATCAGCGCCATCTCGGCGTACCGCATGATGAACCGCTCGCTCGAGGACCTCGCCCGTCTGGCCGAGACCCCCAAGTACCAAGACGCCCAGCTGTTTTTTGGCATCTCACTGTTTCACGAGGTGCTGGCTCCGCTGGGTTTCGGGACCGCCCCGCTCGACAATCCGCTGCACGCCCGCTTCATGGTGGGGTACATGAACTTTCTGCGGCGGCTCTACAGCGGCGGACCGACCGACAAGCGCAACCTCGAGGCGAAGCTGGTGTACATCGACCGCAAGACGTTGCTCGAGCGCCACGGAAAGAAGAAGTAG
- a CDS encoding MGDG synthase family glycosyltransferase has protein sequence MDELRVLLLSASLGGGHTKANQALAQLLEAQRPGASVSYSDYLAYLHPLQRAVVEVPYTAWLRYYPAGYRYFYNWTNRPGEPKAITAPFGWAGLPAMRRDLERVRPQIVISSYTAPVALADAARKRYGYRFLNAMIVTDYEAHRHWARPEADLIMVATEAVRQQIAANGVDPSRIQVTGIPIDPRYTDLPSREALRERLGFEPERPVIMLSAGATGAYRSHAAVMETLGRLAIPTRVLVTGVRGGPSVEQVGRVTVHRYGYTDAFPELLGASDLVVGKAGGLTVSEACALGVPMLIYDPIPGQEEGNARYLEAAGAARWARDLLELRTLLTDLLIDVPRRARMGAAARAIGKPHAARDVARTVLEHYGKVEKLETHV, from the coding sequence GTGGACGAGCTGCGCGTGCTACTGCTGTCCGCCTCGCTCGGCGGCGGACATACCAAGGCCAACCAGGCGCTGGCCCAGCTCTTGGAAGCTCAGCGCCCGGGGGCCTCGGTCAGCTACAGCGACTACCTGGCCTACCTGCACCCGCTGCAGCGCGCTGTGGTCGAGGTTCCTTACACTGCGTGGCTGCGCTACTACCCGGCCGGGTACCGCTACTTTTACAACTGGACCAACCGTCCCGGCGAGCCCAAGGCCATCACCGCTCCCTTCGGCTGGGCGGGTCTGCCGGCCATGCGGCGCGACCTCGAGCGGGTGCGTCCCCAGATCGTGATCTCCAGTTACACCGCGCCCGTAGCCCTGGCCGACGCGGCGCGCAAGCGCTACGGCTACCGGTTTCTCAACGCCATGATCGTGACCGACTACGAGGCGCACCGTCACTGGGCGCGTCCCGAAGCCGACCTGATCATGGTGGCGACCGAGGCGGTCCGGCAGCAGATCGCCGCCAACGGAGTAGATCCCTCGAGGATTCAGGTGACCGGCATCCCCATCGATCCACGCTACACCGACTTGCCTTCGCGCGAGGCGCTGCGCGAACGCCTGGGCTTCGAGCCCGAGCGTCCGGTGATCATGCTGTCGGCCGGGGCGACCGGAGCGTACCGTTCGCACGCGGCGGTGATGGAAACGCTCGGTCGCCTCGCGATTCCCACCCGGGTGCTGGTGACCGGGGTGCGGGGCGGGCCCAGCGTGGAGCAAGTCGGTCGAGTCACCGTGCACCGCTACGGCTACACCGACGCTTTTCCCGAACTGCTGGGGGCTTCGGACCTGGTGGTCGGCAAGGCGGGCGGCCTGACCGTCTCGGAAGCGTGCGCGCTCGGAGTGCCGATGCTGATCTACGACCCGATCCCCGGCCAGGAAGAGGGCAACGCCCGTTACCTCGAGGCGGCCGGGGCGGCCCGCTGGGCCCGCGACCTGCTCGAGCTGCGCACGCTGCTGACCGACCTGTTGATCGACGTGCCGCGCCGCGCGCGCATGGGCGCCGCCGCGCGGGCCATCGGCAAGCCGCACGCGGCCCGTGACGTGGCCCGCACGGTCTTGGAGCACTACGGAAAGGTGGAAAAGCTTGAAACGCACGTTTAA
- a CDS encoding LptF/LptG family permease translates to MRLQKYILRELIPPFLTGTALYTVVFLFGYFYVSSQWLTGVPLGLVGKWIAYQVPDTLVKVFPMAVVLMVVVSFGRLATERELTAMQSGGLSLTRVSLPAVVLALFVSAGSLWLSEWVVPQANIQTRSLYWDEMQSGRGGGLSQLAGRPIDLGEGKELFFASYDEASRRMNGVRIQQWDGRTATVVLADSGTYEGSEIQLTGYQVYRVNYEGVKALADLPETASFDRYRAAVQNIFQAANIAPSPDASTTIVVGNSRAESIARFADAISADSASISGQYRRMIDPQLNPKERRDARIEFHTKLALPLGNLVLLLVSLPLAIRYGRTTGLALGISVIIVALYYLTVLLGRSLASVGLLPPEVAVWLPNLAFVLLGWRMLRA, encoded by the coding sequence ATGCGCCTTCAGAAATACATCCTGCGCGAGTTAATCCCGCCTTTTTTGACGGGGACCGCGCTGTATACCGTGGTGTTCCTCTTTGGCTACTTCTATGTAAGCAGCCAGTGGCTCACCGGCGTTCCGCTGGGGCTGGTCGGCAAGTGGATCGCCTATCAGGTGCCGGACACCCTGGTCAAGGTTTTTCCGATGGCGGTGGTCTTGATGGTGGTGGTCTCCTTCGGGCGTCTGGCGACCGAACGGGAACTCACCGCCATGCAGTCGGGCGGACTCTCGCTCACCCGCGTCTCGCTGCCTGCGGTGGTGCTGGCCCTGTTCGTCTCGGCGGGCTCGCTGTGGCTGTCCGAGTGGGTGGTGCCGCAGGCCAACATCCAGACCCGCAGTCTGTACTGGGACGAGATGCAGTCGGGTCGGGGCGGCGGGCTCTCGCAGCTTGCGGGCAGACCCATCGACCTGGGTGAGGGCAAAGAGCTGTTCTTCGCGTCGTACGACGAAGCCAGCCGCCGCATGAACGGCGTGCGGATCCAGCAGTGGGACGGACGCACCGCCACGGTGGTGCTGGCCGATTCGGGAACGTACGAGGGCAGCGAGATTCAGCTGACCGGTTACCAGGTGTACCGGGTCAACTACGAGGGGGTCAAGGCCCTGGCCGACCTGCCGGAAACGGCCTCGTTCGACCGGTACCGCGCAGCTGTTCAGAACATCTTTCAGGCGGCCAACATCGCGCCCTCGCCCGACGCCAGCACCACCATCGTGGTGGGCAACTCCCGGGCAGAGTCGATCGCGCGCTTTGCCGACGCCATTTCTGCGGACTCGGCCTCGATCTCGGGCCAGTACCGCCGCATGATCGACCCGCAGCTCAATCCCAAGGAGCGCCGCGACGCCCGCATCGAGTTCCACACCAAGCTGGCCCTGCCGCTGGGCAACCTGGTGCTGCTGCTGGTCAGCCTGCCGCTGGCGATACGCTACGGCCGCACCACCGGACTGGCGCTGGGCATCTCGGTCATCATCGTCGCCCTGTACTACCTGACCGTCCTGCTGGGCCGCTCGTTGGCCTCGGTGGGCCTCCTGCCGCCGGAGGTGGCGGTGTGGCTGCCCAACTTGGCCTTCGTGCTGCTCGGCTGGCGCATGCTGAGGGCCTGA
- the fabZ gene encoding 3-hydroxyacyl-ACP dehydratase FabZ has protein sequence MLDIKDILAQLPHRYPFLLVDRVLSHNEAQVHALKNVTMNEPFFQGHFPGQPIMPGVLIIEALAQASVFLLYGKIPQGQVAFLAGVDGVRIKKQVTPGDQLHLHANLEFFRRGVGKVNAEARVDGELVTQAQLLFALAQG, from the coding sequence ATGCTCGACATCAAAGACATCCTGGCACAGTTGCCGCACCGTTATCCCTTTTTGCTGGTGGACCGGGTCCTGTCTCATAACGAGGCCCAGGTGCACGCCCTCAAGAACGTGACGATGAACGAACCGTTCTTCCAGGGGCACTTTCCCGGACAGCCGATCATGCCCGGCGTCTTGATCATCGAAGCGCTGGCCCAGGCCTCGGTGTTCTTGCTGTACGGCAAGATTCCGCAGGGTCAGGTGGCGTTTCTGGCCGGAGTGGACGGCGTGCGCATCAAGAAACAGGTGACGCCCGGGGACCAGTTGCACCTGCACGCCAACCTCGAGTTTTTCCGGCGCGGGGTGGGCAAAGTGAATGCCGAAGCGCGCGTGGACGGAGAGCTCGTAACCCAGGCGCAATTGCTGTTCGCGTTGGCGCAGGGCTGA
- a CDS encoding rod shape-determining protein, whose product MKFVEDIGIDLGTATFLIYMKNRGLVLQEPSVIAMARDTKEVMAVGEEAYRMLGRTPGNIVAVRPIKDGVIADDALTEKMIEMFMSKVRTGPNKLFGFKPQLMIGVPSGVTDVEKRAVLRAAINSSARRAYLIEEPLAAAIGAGLAIAEPVGSMIVDIGGGSTDIAVISLGGIVVSESLRIAGNEFDESIIRYVRRKENLMIGDRTAEEIKVKIGAAMITSEEDILTAEVRGRDLVNGLPKTITLTTEDIVEALSEPVTRIVEGVKRVLETTPPELVSDIIDRGIVMTGGGSLLRQFDELLRQQTGIPVAVAENAIEAVAIGTGMALEMIPILRHALISSDNYLRR is encoded by the coding sequence TTGAAGTTTGTCGAAGATATCGGAATTGACCTCGGAACGGCGACGTTCCTGATCTACATGAAGAATCGTGGCCTTGTTCTGCAAGAGCCCAGCGTGATCGCCATGGCCCGAGACACCAAGGAAGTCATGGCCGTCGGTGAGGAAGCGTACCGCATGCTCGGGCGCACGCCCGGCAACATCGTGGCCGTCCGCCCGATCAAGGACGGCGTGATCGCCGACGACGCCCTCACCGAAAAAATGATCGAGATGTTCATGAGCAAGGTGCGGACCGGGCCCAACAAGCTGTTCGGCTTCAAGCCGCAGCTGATGATCGGCGTGCCCTCGGGGGTCACCGACGTCGAGAAGCGCGCGGTGCTGCGCGCGGCAATCAACTCGTCGGCCCGCCGCGCCTACCTGATCGAGGAGCCGCTGGCCGCTGCCATCGGCGCAGGTCTTGCCATCGCCGAGCCGGTCGGCTCGATGATCGTGGATATTGGCGGTGGCTCGACCGACATCGCGGTGATCAGCCTGGGCGGCATCGTGGTGTCCGAGTCGCTGCGCATCGCCGGTAACGAGTTCGATGAGTCGATCATCCGTTACGTGCGCCGCAAGGAAAACCTGATGATCGGGGACCGCACCGCCGAGGAGATCAAGGTCAAGATCGGCGCGGCCATGATCACCTCCGAAGAGGACATCCTGACCGCCGAGGTGCGCGGCCGCGACCTGGTCAACGGCCTGCCCAAGACCATCACCCTCACCACCGAGGACATCGTCGAGGCGCTGTCCGAGCCGGTCACGCGCATCGTGGAGGGCGTCAAGCGCGTCCTCGAGACCACGCCGCCCGAACTGGTCAGCGACATCATTGACCGCGGCATCGTCATGACCGGCGGTGGCAGCCTGCTGCGCCAGTTCGACGAGCTGCTGCGTCAGCAGACCGGCATTCCGGTGGCGGTTGCAGAGAACGCCATCGAGGCGGTGGCCATCGGCACCGGCATGGCCCTCGAGATGATTCCGATTCTGCGTCACGCGCTGATCTCCAGCGACAACTACCTGCGCCGTTAA
- a CDS encoding GNAT family N-acetyltransferase encodes MSEGGTQPALPARVRVSHLQTTPSPAVLAQLQRIGPERAHLLEGLILPAENRVLFLAVAGGGTVAWMLGLLEEPTRRWHLEMAVTPQWRRRGIGPAFLEAFGRATGTDPQTLEEFQSLKQL; translated from the coding sequence ATGAGCGAAGGTGGAACACAACCGGCCCTGCCCGCCCGGGTGCGGGTCTCACACCTGCAGACCACACCCTCCCCCGCCGTCTTGGCCCAGTTGCAGCGCATCGGTCCGGAACGCGCGCACCTGCTCGAGGGCCTGATTCTCCCCGCCGAGAACCGCGTGCTGTTTTTGGCGGTCGCTGGTGGCGGCACGGTCGCCTGGATGCTGGGTCTCCTCGAGGAGCCAACACGACGCTGGCACCTCGAGATGGCCGTCACCCCGCAATGGCGGCGGCGCGGCATCGGTCCGGCTTTTCTCGAGGCCTTCGGCCGGGCGACCGGGACCGACCCGCAAACCCTCGAGGAATTTCAGAGCCTCAAGCAGCTGTAG
- the pth gene encoding aminoacyl-tRNA hydrolase, protein MKLVVGLGNPGSQYALTRHNVGFMVLDELARQHATNWRKEGKAEVAELRVLGQKLLLVKPQTFMNLSGDAVAPLMRFYRLPPESMLVVQDDLDSAFGLLRFRMGGRSGGQRGVDHLIKLLGSADFPRLKLGISRPPQGRSAADWVLSKFPEEERATLEELVRIGARAVEAWATAGLGEAQLKFNGTDLRPRPEPKTEPDAAPPAAEKTASDS, encoded by the coding sequence ATGAAGCTGGTGGTGGGCCTTGGCAACCCGGGCTCGCAGTACGCCCTGACCCGCCACAACGTGGGTTTCATGGTGCTCGATGAACTGGCGCGCCAGCACGCGACAAACTGGCGCAAGGAGGGCAAGGCCGAAGTGGCCGAGCTGCGTGTGCTGGGTCAGAAGCTGCTGCTGGTCAAGCCGCAGACCTTCATGAACCTCTCCGGCGACGCGGTGGCCCCGTTGATGCGCTTCTACCGCCTGCCTCCCGAGAGCATGCTGGTCGTACAAGATGACCTCGACAGCGCCTTTGGCCTGCTGCGTTTCCGGATGGGCGGGCGTTCGGGTGGGCAACGCGGGGTGGACCACCTGATCAAGCTGCTGGGGAGCGCGGACTTCCCGCGCCTGAAACTGGGCATCTCCCGGCCACCGCAGGGCCGCAGTGCGGCCGACTGGGTGCTCTCCAAATTCCCCGAGGAGGAACGGGCCACCCTCGAGGAGCTGGTGCGCATCGGGGCGCGGGCGGTGGAAGCCTGGGCCACCGCCGGGCTCGGCGAAGCGCAGCTGAAGTTCAACGGGACCGACCTGCGGCCTCGGCCCGAGCCGAAGACCGAGCCGGACGCCGCGCCTCCCGCTGCGGAAAAAACCGCTTCGGACAGCTGA
- a CDS encoding DUF1999 domain-containing protein, translating into MLYRVFNENDYDDLRALDLEVLRFETPGFDALPEREREGRTRTSLAALRFFERSEHSFVAEQDGLLAGAIFAQSVWQGDRPIVLVSRLWVRPGLQDQDPAVALEVARGLLKVCSKSAYDAAIYELHLAVPDELQAAAALEEFRTPGRYAVRYLGSRSETAPGSRLSGE; encoded by the coding sequence ATGCTTTACCGCGTCTTCAACGAAAACGACTACGACGACCTGCGGGCCTTGGACCTCGAGGTGCTGCGCTTCGAAACGCCCGGTTTCGACGCGCTGCCCGAGCGTGAACGCGAGGGCCGCACCCGTACCTCGCTGGCCGCTTTGCGCTTTTTCGAGCGCAGCGAGCACTCTTTCGTGGCCGAACAAGACGGCTTGCTGGCCGGAGCAATCTTTGCGCAGAGCGTGTGGCAAGGAGACCGTCCCATCGTGCTGGTCTCGCGGCTGTGGGTGCGCCCGGGCTTGCAGGACCAAGACCCAGCGGTGGCCCTCGAGGTGGCGCGCGGCCTGCTGAAGGTGTGCAGCAAGAGCGCGTACGACGCCGCCATTTACGAACTGCACCTCGCCGTTCCCGACGAGCTGCAAGCAGCCGCGGCCCTCGAGGAATTCCGCACCCCGGGCCGTTACGCGGTGCGCTACCTGGGCAGTCGCAGCGAGACCGCACCGGGCAGCCGACTCTCCGGAGAATAA
- a CDS encoding heavy-metal-associated domain-containing protein: MNRVLIGVRGLEDQQAAQQVLSALRRVDGVQSANPADRSQIEVTYDTSKLTVMDLIRVVREQGYLAGML, encoded by the coding sequence ATGAACCGAGTGCTCATCGGAGTTCGTGGCCTTGAGGACCAGCAGGCCGCACAGCAGGTGCTCAGCGCGTTGCGGCGGGTAGACGGCGTGCAATCCGCCAATCCCGCCGATCGCAGCCAGATCGAGGTGACCTACGACACCTCCAAGTTGACCGTCATGGACCTGATTCGCGTGGTGCGCGAGCAGGGCTATCTGGCGGGCATGCTCTGA
- a CDS encoding DUF503 domain-containing protein: MLGYIGTYTARLELTWGVDSLKEKRAAIKPVTERLKARFPVSVARLDGLEAYDWEVIGAVTLSHDPEWVETTLQRVAEFVASHGEYRVAWERLEVLPLEEEDEA, translated from the coding sequence ATGCTCGGCTACATCGGAACCTACACCGCTCGCCTTGAGCTGACCTGGGGCGTGGACAGCCTGAAGGAGAAACGGGCGGCCATCAAGCCGGTCACCGAGCGGCTCAAGGCGCGTTTTCCGGTCTCGGTCGCGCGGCTCGACGGCCTCGAGGCCTACGACTGGGAGGTGATCGGAGCGGTGACCCTCTCGCACGACCCCGAGTGGGTCGAGACCACCCTGCAGCGGGTCGCCGAGTTCGTGGCCTCGCACGGCGAGTACCGGGTGGCCTGGGAGCGCCTCGAGGTGCTGCCCCTCGAGGAAGAAGACGAGGCGTAA
- the lepB gene encoding signal peptidase I, whose product MPEKTAAQAPESFFSKFWREIVRPYGEAILFAILITTFVFTLVGVEGNSMLPSLRSGERMFIPKYEIWLHRMGIGSFQRGDVVVFKPPVGSPNANASFFGLWDYQPFFVKRIVGLPGDRVRIEAGNVFVNDHPLDQSFTTDYWQQQGCWDTGSDLANSVRPSFDAEPVREITVPAGEYFVMGDNRSEGGSEDSRLIGTIPLNRIAGRAVAIVWPVVRKQDASGGCQGAPTLSGETQLNWRLLQRPAGFQAIPNP is encoded by the coding sequence ATGCCCGAGAAGACTGCTGCTCAGGCCCCCGAGAGCTTCTTTTCCAAATTCTGGCGCGAGATCGTCCGCCCGTACGGCGAAGCGATCCTGTTCGCCATCTTGATCACCACCTTCGTGTTCACGCTGGTCGGCGTGGAAGGCAATTCGATGCTGCCCAGCCTGCGGTCCGGCGAGCGCATGTTCATCCCCAAGTACGAGATCTGGCTGCACCGCATGGGTATCGGCAGTTTCCAGCGCGGAGACGTGGTGGTGTTCAAGCCGCCGGTCGGATCGCCCAACGCGAACGCGTCGTTCTTCGGGCTGTGGGACTACCAGCCATTTTTCGTGAAACGCATTGTTGGGCTGCCCGGTGACCGGGTCAGGATCGAGGCGGGGAACGTGTTCGTAAACGACCATCCGCTCGATCAGAGCTTTACCACCGACTACTGGCAGCAGCAGGGCTGCTGGGACACCGGGAGCGATCTGGCCAACTCGGTCCGCCCCAGTTTTGACGCCGAACCGGTCCGCGAGATCACGGTTCCGGCCGGCGAGTACTTCGTGATGGGCGATAACCGCAGCGAGGGCGGATCGGAAGACTCGCGCCTGATCGGAACCATTCCGCTCAACCGCATCGCGGGCCGCGCGGTGGCGATCGTGTGGCCGGTCGTACGCAAACAGGACGCCTCGGGCGGCTGCCAGGGTGCTCCGACGCTCAGCGGCGAAACCCAGCTCAACTGGCGTTTGCTGCAGCGCCCGGCGGGTTTCCAGGCCATTCCCAACCCCTGA
- a CDS encoding patatin-like phospholipase family protein produces the protein MTDQPQPLQEGGRGFGLALGGGAARGFAHLGVMGVLEREGLQPDLISGTSMGGLLGAFFAAGHSAAEVQRLAAGPVWASLIDLLPGSGLLRFSGLEALLRSHLPPTFEELKRPLCVTATDLISGRQVYLHRGDLYKALTCTIAYPGAVDPTWYGDQLLADGGILNQLPVDAALFLGARRVLAVDVTAPAQLALRPNDHGPSGWIRLARRNRRLGMLQTARRSIEIMQSQLTDARLSLYAPDLVLRPDMSGIELGSFWRLNEAVTAGERVAEENLEALRRHFGPTSD, from the coding sequence ATGACCGATCAACCACAACCGCTTCAGGAGGGGGGACGGGGCTTCGGGCTGGCCCTGGGAGGAGGGGCCGCACGCGGCTTCGCGCACCTGGGGGTGATGGGGGTGCTGGAGCGCGAGGGCCTGCAGCCCGACCTGATCTCCGGGACGTCCATGGGAGGGCTGCTCGGCGCGTTCTTTGCGGCCGGGCACTCGGCGGCGGAGGTGCAGCGCCTGGCCGCCGGACCGGTATGGGCCTCGCTGATCGACCTGCTTCCCGGCAGCGGACTGCTGCGTTTCTCGGGCCTCGAGGCGCTGCTGCGGTCGCATCTGCCCCCGACTTTCGAGGAGCTCAAGCGACCGCTGTGCGTGACCGCCACCGACCTGATCTCGGGCCGTCAGGTGTACCTGCACCGCGGCGACCTGTACAAGGCGCTGACGTGCACCATCGCTTACCCGGGTGCTGTGGACCCCACCTGGTACGGTGACCAGCTGCTGGCCGACGGCGGCATCCTGAACCAGCTGCCGGTGGACGCCGCGCTGTTTCTGGGCGCGCGGCGGGTGCTGGCGGTGGACGTGACCGCTCCGGCTCAGCTCGCACTGCGCCCCAACGACCACGGACCCAGCGGCTGGATCCGGCTGGCGCGGCGTAACCGCCGTCTGGGCATGCTGCAGACCGCGCGACGCTCGATCGAGATCATGCAGTCGCAGCTGACCGACGCGCGGCTGTCGCTGTACGCTCCCGACCTCGTACTTCGCCCGGATATGAGCGGGATCGAGCTGGGCAGCTTCTGGCGCCTGAACGAGGCGGTCACGGCCGGAGAGCGCGTGGCCGAGGAGAACCTCGAGGCGCTGCGCCGCCACTTCGGTCCTACCTCCGACTGA
- a CDS encoding serine/threonine-protein kinase, translated as MAIPGTVLLGRYRIVRPFAHGSSSVVYLAFDSFGKPYAFKLFPKSLEPRADREYHLTRHLSHPLINPVRERINLEDQPGLLMDFAPGEVLSRAFESPDRYPVMQRGLASRRDAYLSVLLQTLEALAYLHDRGIVHRDIKPENLIVAPSGDVRLVDFDLSGPAGEVFREKLSMGTVGYMSPEQAMGRPLTPSADLYSLGVLLYWGLSGQLPFYGSGREVLLQHVRTAPRDPRQVRGGERDPLDSVCLKLLEKDPARRPQSAREVIDTLHALG; from the coding sequence ATGGCTATTCCGGGGACCGTGCTGTTGGGGCGCTACCGTATCGTGCGTCCGTTCGCGCACGGGTCGAGCAGCGTGGTCTACCTGGCGTTCGACTCGTTCGGCAAACCCTACGCCTTCAAGCTGTTTCCCAAGTCCCTTGAGCCGCGCGCGGACCGCGAGTACCACCTGACCCGGCACCTGTCACACCCCTTGATCAACCCGGTCCGCGAGCGCATCAACCTCGAGGATCAGCCGGGGCTGCTGATGGACTTCGCGCCCGGCGAGGTGCTCAGCCGCGCGTTCGAGAGCCCGGACCGCTACCCGGTGATGCAGCGCGGGCTGGCCAGCCGCCGGGACGCCTACCTGAGCGTGCTGCTGCAGACCCTCGAGGCGCTGGCGTACCTGCACGACCGCGGCATCGTGCACCGCGACATCAAGCCCGAGAACCTGATCGTGGCCCCCAGCGGCGACGTGCGGCTGGTGGACTTTGACCTCTCCGGCCCGGCCGGCGAGGTCTTTCGCGAAAAGCTCTCGATGGGCACGGTCGGTTACATGTCGCCCGAACAGGCCATGGGGCGTCCGCTGACCCCCTCGGCTGACCTGTACAGCCTGGGGGTGCTGCTGTACTGGGGGCTCAGCGGGCAGTTGCCCTTTTACGGCAGTGGGCGTGAGGTGCTGTTGCAGCACGTGCGCACCGCTCCCCGTGATCCACGGCAGGTTCGGGGCGGCGAGCGCGACCCGCTGGACAGCGTGTGCCTGAAGTTGCTTGAAAAGGACCCGGCCCGGCGTCCTCAGAGTGCGCGCGAGGTGATCGACACCCTGCACGCCCTGGGCTGA